The following is a genomic window from Hydrogenobaculum sp. Y04AAS1.
TTACAAAGTTTTTACTAAAATTGGCCCTAATAGGCGGAGACCCAGTGCTTTATCTTCTCATAGTTATGAGTATTTTCTCTGTGGCTGTTATGATAGAGAGGTTTTTAACTTACAGGTACATAAGTAAGAGGCTTGAGCTTTTCAAAGAATTAGAACTAAGAATAGCCCTTGACAGAAGACTTGGAATATTGGCCACATTCGGCAACAACGCCCCGTTTATAGGGCTTTTCGGCACAGTTTTAGGGGTTATAAAAGCTTTTAACGATTTGGGAAATTCTTCTCAATTTGGTGTAAAAGTGGTAATGGAAGGTATTTCTCAGGCTTTGGTGTCTACTGCAATGGGGCTTTTTGTGGCTATTCCTTCTGTTGTTGCTTATAATTATTTTGTAAGAAAGATGAAATACTTAGTCTTGCTACATGAAAGCAAAGGGAAAATCCATGAAAGAATTTGACCAAGATAAAGAGATATCCGAAATAAACATGACCCCTTTTGTGGATATTGTGCTTGTGATACTTATAATATTTATGGCTACCGCCACTTTTATGGTGGAAGGTAAAATTCCAGTAAATCTTCCAAAAGCTAAAACTTCAGAACGAACCACCGTATCTACAAAACCTGTAGTTGTGGCTATAAAAAAAGACGGTACAATACTAATAGATAATAAAGTTATAAGCGATAATTTAGAAAGTGCTTTATCAAAAGTGGCTAATAAAGATTCTACCATAGTGTTACAGGCTTCTAAGGATACACCTTTTCAAAATGTAGT
Proteins encoded in this region:
- a CDS encoding biopolymer transporter ExbD, encoding MKEFDQDKEISEINMTPFVDIVLVILIIFMATATFMVEGKIPVNLPKAKTSERTTVSTKPVVVAIKKDGTILIDNKVISDNLESALSKVANKDSTIVLQASKDTPFQNVVSVIDACRELGINKYMIETKKE
- a CDS encoding MotA/TolQ/ExbB proton channel family protein yields the protein MVTKFLLKLALIGGDPVLYLLIVMSIFSVAVMIERFLTYRYISKRLELFKELELRIALDRRLGILATFGNNAPFIGLFGTVLGVIKAFNDLGNSSQFGVKVVMEGISQALVSTAMGLFVAIPSVVAYNYFVRKMKYLVLLHESKGKIHERI